The following are from one region of the Juglans regia cultivar Chandler chromosome 10, Walnut 2.0, whole genome shotgun sequence genome:
- the LOC108979160 gene encoding ATP-dependent Clp protease ATP-binding subunit CLPT1, chloroplastic — protein sequence MASHTLSGLPIISYCNSQSCHRNAPDTDSSSSSSSSTLLWRPKHENLTTPFTGRKLSIRSSSSQRFVSKHRPAIATVLLSLPTLKPERASSDKTPKWSARAIKSFAMGKLEARKLKYPSTGTEALLMGILVEGTSIAAKFLRANGITLFKVREETVKLLGKSDMYYFSPEHPPLTEPAQRALDWAVDEKLKSGEDGEITTSYLLLGIWSEKDSAGHKIMASLGFDDEKAKELAKNINEDFVLSHK from the exons ATGGCTTCCCACACGCTCTCAGGGCTCCCAATAATCTCATACTGCAACTCGCAATCCTGCCACAGAAATGCTCCCGATAccgattcttcttcttcttcttcttcttccaccctTCTCTGGCGTCCCAAACATGAGAATTTAACGACCCCTTTCACTGGAAGGAAGCTCTCGATTCGGTCCTCGAGTTCGCAACGTTTCGTTTCGAAGCATCGCCCGGCCATCGCCACGGTGCTCCTTAGTCTCCCTACTCT GAAACCAGAAAGGGCGTCTTCTGATAAAACGCCAAA ATGGTCTGCGAGGGCTATAAAGTCGTTTGCTATGGGGAAACTGGAGGCAAGAAAGCTCAAGTATCCGAGTACTGGGACGGAAGCGCTTCTAATGGGGATTTTGGTCGAGG GAACAAGTATAGCTGCAAAGTTTTTGAGGGCTAATGGAATTACACTTTTTAAGGTGCGAGAAGAAACAGTAAAGTTACTAGGAAAATCTGATATGTACTATTTCAGCCCTGAGCATCCTCCACTGACTGAACCAGCTCAGAGAGCCCTTGATTGGGCTGTTGATGAGAAATTGAAGTCAG GAGAAGATGGCGAGATAACAACTTCATATCTGCTCCTTGGAATTTGGTCCGAAAAAGATTCAGCAGGTCACAAGATCATGGCCTCTCTTGGTTTTGATGACGAGAAAGCCAAAGAGCTTGCCAAAAAT ATCAATGAGGATTTTGTTTTGAGCCATAAGTAG